The following coding sequences lie in one Helicobacter fennelliae genomic window:
- a CDS encoding DedA family protein, producing the protein MQFIKAHLKSFIIGILLIALVGWLFYSVRNSEFSLEEFIVNVWDTYVEDWGYLILFCWSILEGELGLIFAGIASHTGHMNVGLAIFVAGLGGFVGDQIYFYIGRFNKGYIQKQLSKQRRKLALAHLLLQKYGWPIIFLQRYMYGMRTIIPISIGITRYSALKFACINLLSAWIWAAITILLAWFFGEQILDVLHLFKGHPYILIALALAFLGGVLWYFSTHTKKIDKKIDKLQNNLKG; encoded by the coding sequence ATGCAATTTATCAAAGCTCATCTCAAATCATTTATTATCGGAATCTTACTTATTGCCCTTGTTGGCTGGCTTTTTTATTCTGTGCGAAATTCTGAATTTTCGCTTGAAGAATTTATAGTCAATGTATGGGATACTTATGTGGAGGATTGGGGGTATTTGATTTTATTTTGTTGGAGCATTTTAGAGGGCGAGCTAGGGCTTATTTTTGCAGGTATCGCTTCGCATACTGGGCATATGAATGTCGGACTTGCTATTTTTGTCGCAGGGCTTGGAGGGTTTGTTGGCGATCAGATTTATTTTTATATTGGGCGATTTAACAAAGGCTATATCCAAAAACAGCTCAGCAAGCAAAGGCGCAAACTAGCTCTTGCTCATTTGTTGCTTCAGAAATATGGCTGGCCTATTATTTTTTTGCAACGTTATATGTATGGTATGCGCACAATTATTCCTATAAGTATTGGTATAACGCGTTATAGCGCGCTTAAATTTGCGTGTATTAATTTATTGAGTGCTTGGATTTGGGCGGCGATAACGATTTTGCTTGCTTGGTTTTTTGGCGAGCAAATCCTTGATGTGCTTCATTTGTTTAAAGGGCACCCTTATATTTTGATTGCACTTGCACTTGCGTTTTTAGGCGGGGTGTTGTGGTATTTTTCGACTCATACCAAAAAAATCGATAAAAAAATTGACAAACTTCAAAATAATTTAAAAGGATAA
- the apt gene encoding adenine phosphoribosyltransferase, with protein MQTLQQLQAQVKQNLRQILDYPKKGIIFRDITTLLAHAEVFGNVISFLKNRYEKHNITHIVGIESRGFIFGSALAYALGVGFVPVRKKGKLPSKTYTQDYALEYGTDTLEIHIDAFDFKPACVVLIDDLLATGGTAKASLELIKKAGGECIEACFLLRLLECGSVTLPVSQFHILDI; from the coding sequence ATGCAGACATTACAGCAACTTCAAGCCCAAGTCAAACAAAATTTGCGTCAGATTCTAGACTATCCCAAAAAAGGCATTATATTTCGCGATATTACAACGCTTTTAGCGCATGCAGAAGTATTTGGCAATGTGATTTCGTTTTTGAAAAATCGCTATGAAAAACACAATATCACACATATTGTTGGTATAGAATCTAGAGGGTTTATTTTTGGTTCAGCTTTGGCGTATGCGCTTGGGGTTGGGTTTGTGCCTGTGCGCAAAAAGGGCAAACTGCCTTCAAAAACCTACACGCAAGATTACGCGCTTGAGTATGGCACTGATACGCTTGAAATCCATATCGATGCTTTTGATTTTAAGCCTGCGTGCGTTGTGCTTATTGATGATTTGCTAGCCACAGGTGGCACTGCAAAAGCAAGCTTAGAGCTTATCAAAAAAGCAGGCGGAGAATGTATAGAGGCGTGCTTTTTATTGCGACTTTTGGAGTGTGGTAGCGTTACATTACCTGTGAGTCAATTTCACATATTGGATATTTAA
- a CDS encoding leucyl aminopeptidase: MLQITLKNENFTKIDADVSVVLVIDKNLKHEWINHKSLKKWGFTSQSVFLDQGDCTLYIPIEKLDSDCLREAGALAVRTLANYTFKTAKIGFYGDDSQMSAFALGALLSEYSYTEFKSKTKEKSLQELFISTQTYLFKKHTTNQEWLKKVYILAESTNLARDLVNTPPQIATPKYLANKAKEIAQSNKIQCKILTKKDLKSEKMGAFLAVSRASSRSPKLIHLSFKPKQPKAKIVLVGKGLTYDSGGLSLKPADFMVTMKADKSGGCAVLGIMNAISRLGLEVEVHGIIGATENMIGGNAYKPDDVLISREGKSIEVRNTDAEGRLVLCDCLSYAQDLKPDVLIDFATLTGACVVGLGEYTSGIMGYDESLKIAFETSALDSGELVARLPFNRHIKKLIESKIADVSNVASSRYGGAISAGMFLGEFIRDEFKNKWLHIDIAGPAYVEKEWDINPFGASGAGVRAGVAFITDYIQNLDFANTKGKK, encoded by the coding sequence ATGTTACAAATAACACTAAAAAATGAGAATTTCACAAAGATAGATGCCGATGTGAGCGTTGTTTTGGTGATTGATAAAAATCTCAAACACGAATGGATTAATCACAAATCATTAAAAAAATGGGGTTTTACATCGCAGTCTGTGTTCTTAGATCAGGGTGATTGCACGCTTTATATTCCTATTGAGAAGTTAGATTCTGATTGTTTGCGCGAGGCAGGAGCGTTGGCTGTCCGCACTTTGGCAAATTATACATTCAAAACTGCAAAGATTGGATTCTATGGTGATGACTCTCAAATGTCGGCATTTGCGCTAGGAGCGTTGCTTAGCGAATATAGCTATACAGAATTTAAATCTAAAACCAAAGAAAAATCACTTCAAGAGCTTTTCATCTCTACACAAACTTATCTTTTCAAAAAACACACTACTAATCAAGAATGGCTCAAAAAAGTCTATATCCTCGCAGAATCCACAAACCTAGCGCGCGATTTAGTCAATACCCCGCCACAAATTGCCACACCAAAATATCTCGCAAACAAAGCCAAAGAAATCGCACAATCCAACAAAATCCAATGTAAGATTCTAACCAAAAAAGATCTCAAAAGCGAAAAAATGGGCGCATTTCTGGCTGTGAGTCGCGCATCAAGTCGATCGCCAAAACTCATTCATCTTAGCTTCAAACCAAAGCAGCCAAAGGCAAAAATCGTGCTTGTTGGAAAGGGGCTGACTTATGATAGTGGCGGATTGAGTTTGAAGCCTGCTGATTTTATGGTTACGATGAAAGCAGATAAGAGCGGCGGTTGCGCTGTGCTTGGGATTATGAATGCGATCAGTCGCTTAGGGCTAGAAGTCGAAGTGCATGGGATTATCGGTGCTACGGAAAATATGATTGGCGGTAATGCTTACAAGCCTGATGATGTGCTTATCTCGCGTGAAGGCAAAAGCATTGAAGTGAGAAATACTGATGCAGAGGGGCGTTTGGTGCTTTGTGATTGTCTCTCGTATGCACAAGATCTTAAGCCTGATGTTTTGATTGATTTTGCTACGCTCACTGGGGCTTGTGTGGTTGGGCTTGGAGAATACACAAGCGGAATCATGGGCTATGATGAATCACTAAAAATAGCATTTGAGACAAGCGCGCTAGATTCTGGAGAGCTTGTTGCAAGATTGCCATTTAATCGCCATATCAAAAAGCTTATAGAATCTAAAATCGCAGATGTAAGCAATGTCGCCTCAAGTCGCTATGGTGGTGCTATTAGCGCGGGAATGTTTTTGGGAGAATTTATCAGAGATGAATTCAAAAACAAATGGCTTCATATCGATATAGCCGGACCAGCTTATGTAGAAAAAGAATGGGATATAAATCCATTTGGAGCAAGTGGTGCGGGAGTGCGCGCAGGAGTGGCGTTTATTACGGACTATATCCAAAATCTTGATTTTGCAAATACAAAGGGCAAAAAATAA
- a CDS encoding RpiB/LacA/LacB family sugar-phosphate isomerase, whose translation MSMSANRFEGIRAALCTSAYMAKMTRAHNDANVLCLGARVSGEGEVESMLEAFIQTPFEGGRHTCRIKKLDSVSKE comes from the coding sequence TATGAGTATGAGCGCAAATCGATTTGAGGGCATTCGAGCGGCATTATGCACGAGCGCGTATATGGCAAAAATGACAAGAGCGCATAATGACGCAAATGTGCTGTGCTTGGGTGCGCGCGTAAGTGGCGAGGGCGAAGTAGAATCTATGCTTGAAGCCTTTATCCAAACGCCATTTGAGGGCGGAAGGCATACATGCAGAATCAAGAAATTAGATTCTGTATCGAAAGAATAA
- the ychF gene encoding redox-regulated ATPase YchF: protein MGLSIGIVGLPNVGKSTTFNALTKTQNAQAANYPFCTIEPNKAVVEVPDSRLDELAKIVKPERILHSQIEFVDIAGLVRGASKGEGLGNQFLANIKEADAILHIVRCFEDSDITHVEGRIDPIGDIEIIELELIIADIATLEKKIARLERESKAQKGANKALEIAQSLLAHLQTNQPASSFLGRESEEFMALNKELRFLSGKEVIYGANVDEKNLESDNEYVKKVREYGKSKNAEVIKLCAKIEEEMVGLDSIERKEFLESLGCAESGLEQIIRTGFAKLGLISYFTAGVKEVRAWTIKKGDKAPQAASVIHKDFEKGFIRAETISYEDFVRYGGEAKAKEAGAMRIEGKEYIVQDGDIMHFRFNV, encoded by the coding sequence ATGGGGCTATCAATTGGTATTGTCGGACTTCCAAATGTAGGCAAATCAACAACCTTTAACGCACTCACTAAAACCCAAAATGCTCAAGCAGCAAATTATCCATTTTGCACGATTGAGCCAAATAAAGCAGTTGTCGAAGTGCCAGATTCTCGCTTAGATGAGCTTGCTAAGATTGTAAAGCCTGAGCGGATTTTGCACTCTCAAATAGAATTTGTCGATATTGCAGGGCTTGTGCGAGGCGCGAGCAAAGGCGAGGGACTTGGGAATCAATTTTTGGCAAATATCAAAGAAGCAGACGCGATATTACACATTGTGCGTTGTTTTGAGGATTCTGACATTACGCATGTCGAGGGACGCATAGATCCTATCGGAGATATTGAAATCATCGAGCTAGAGCTCATTATAGCAGATATTGCGACTCTTGAGAAAAAAATAGCACGTCTTGAGCGAGAATCTAAAGCACAAAAAGGCGCAAATAAAGCACTTGAAATCGCGCAATCTCTTTTGGCACATTTGCAAACAAATCAGCCTGCAAGTAGTTTTTTGGGGCGCGAGAGTGAAGAGTTTATGGCTTTAAACAAAGAGTTGCGATTTTTGAGTGGCAAAGAGGTGATTTATGGGGCAAATGTCGATGAAAAGAATCTAGAATCAGATAATGAATATGTAAAAAAAGTGCGCGAATATGGGAAAAGCAAAAATGCTGAAGTCATAAAGCTTTGCGCAAAAATTGAAGAGGAAATGGTGGGGTTAGATTCTATTGAGAGGAAAGAGTTTTTGGAGTCTTTGGGTTGCGCAGAATCTGGATTGGAGCAAATCATTCGCACAGGGTTTGCAAAGCTTGGGCTGATAAGTTATTTTACAGCTGGGGTGAAAGAAGTGCGTGCTTGGACGATCAAAAAAGGCGACAAAGCCCCGCAAGCTGCTAGCGTGATACATAAGGATTTTGAAAAAGGCTTTATACGCGCTGAGACGATTAGCTATGAGGATTTTGTGCGCTATGGCGGAGAGGCAAAGGCAAAAGAAGCAGGGGCTATGCGGATTGAGGGGAAAGAATATATCGTGCAAGATGGGGATATAATGCACTTTAGGTTTAATGTGTGA